A region of Actinobacillus porcitonsillarum DNA encodes the following proteins:
- a CDS encoding DUF1439 domain-containing protein: MKLLHKLSILLSIGVVASVASANLLSISEQEINQYLQTRVAEKAPLEDQVGLPGLFQLNYKLHDLNTRIGQTSEKKVEIQGVVDGILIAKGKKYDAQITLNMDTTPYYDPEKGALYLKDVRLLSWKASPEKYQDELQMFLPVLSDGLSSLLNNNPVYTLDETKTKEALVKKFGKAIVVEQGLLRLETSVF; the protein is encoded by the coding sequence ATGAAACTTTTACATAAATTAAGTATTTTACTTTCGATAGGTGTAGTTGCTTCTGTTGCCTCAGCAAATTTATTGAGTATTTCAGAGCAAGAGATCAATCAGTATTTACAAACTCGTGTTGCCGAAAAAGCCCCTTTAGAAGATCAAGTTGGTCTCCCAGGACTTTTTCAACTTAATTATAAATTGCATGATTTAAACACCCGAATTGGACAAACCAGTGAGAAAAAAGTAGAAATCCAAGGGGTTGTTGATGGTATCCTTATCGCAAAAGGGAAAAAATATGATGCGCAAATTACGTTAAATATGGATACCACGCCTTATTACGATCCCGAAAAAGGCGCTCTTTATCTAAAAGATGTGCGTTTATTAAGTTGGAAAGCTTCACCTGAAAAATACCAAGATGAGCTACAAATGTTCTTACCGGTGTTATCTGATGGGTTAAGTAGTTTATTAAATAATAATCCGGTCTATACGCTCGATGAAACAAAAACCAAAGAAGCATTAGTCAAAAAATTTGGGAAAGCCATTGTTGTTGAACAAGGCTTATTGCGTTTAGAAACCTCTGTATTTTAA
- the can gene encoding carbonate dehydratase, translating to MKDIEQLFANNHAWATQMKDEQSDYFKELAEHQNPTYLWIGCSDSRVPAEKLTGLGPGELFVHRNVANMVIHTDLNCLSVVQYAVDVLDIKHIIICGHTNCGGIKAAMGTVEDLGLISNWLLHIRDLWFKHGHLLGKLSPEQRANMLTRLNVAEQVYNLGRSSIIKTAWERGKELSIHGWVYDVNDGFLIDQGVIATSRETLEITYRNAIAKLISEADELANRELAEKESAQDNQKQTDFIAEQSLSE from the coding sequence ATGAAAGATATTGAACAACTCTTTGCTAATAATCACGCTTGGGCTACACAAATGAAAGATGAGCAATCGGATTATTTCAAAGAGCTTGCCGAACACCAAAATCCAACCTATTTATGGATTGGTTGTTCTGATAGCCGTGTACCGGCGGAAAAATTAACAGGATTAGGTCCAGGCGAACTTTTTGTTCACCGTAATGTAGCGAATATGGTTATCCATACTGATCTTAACTGCCTTTCTGTTGTCCAATATGCGGTTGATGTGTTAGACATTAAACATATTATTATCTGTGGGCATACAAATTGTGGGGGAATTAAAGCAGCCATGGGAACGGTTGAAGATCTCGGTCTTATTAGTAACTGGTTGCTTCACATTCGTGATCTTTGGTTTAAACACGGACATTTACTCGGTAAATTATCCCCTGAACAACGTGCCAATATGCTAACGCGCCTTAATGTCGCCGAGCAAGTTTATAATTTGGGTCGAAGCTCTATCATTAAGACCGCTTGGGAAAGAGGCAAAGAACTTTCCATTCATGGTTGGGTTTATGATGTTAATGATGGATTCTTAATCGATCAGGGCGTTATTGCAACAAGCCGTGAAACGCTTGAAATCACTTATCGTAATGCCATCGCGAAGTTAATTAGCGAAGCAGATGAGCTTGCTAATCGAGAATTAGCAGAAAAAGAAAGCGCTCAAGATAATCAAAAACAAACCGATTTTATTGCTGAACAATCACTTTCCGAATAA
- a CDS encoding acetolactate synthase 3 large subunit, with translation MKKLSGAEMVVQSLLDEGVEYVFGYPGGSVLDIYDAIHQSSLNHVLVRHEQGAVHMADGYARSTGKVGCVLVTSGPGATNAITGILTAYTDSVPLVIITGQVPSSLIGTDAFQECDMIGISRPVVKHSFMIKDPQEIPETIKKAFYIASTGRPGPVVIDIPKDMVNPANKFAYSYPKEMALRSYNPNVQGHKGQIKKALKALLVAKKPVLFIGGGVISAECSAEVTEFAQKLNLPVTSSLMGLGAYPSSDKQFLGMLGMHGTYEANNAMHESDLILGIGVRFDDRTTANLAKYCPNAKVIHVDIDPASISKTVQAYIPIVGSAKNVLEEFLALLEDENLAKNQTDLTAWWQQIDEWKAKNCLSFEESKEVIKPQQVIRLIHKLTNGDAYVASDVGQHQMFAALHYGFDKPRRWINSGGAGTMGFGLPAAIGVKFAHPEATVVCVTGDGSIQMNIQELSTAKQYDTPVVIVSLNNRFLGMVKQWQDIIYQGRHSQVYMNSLPDFAKLAEAYGHVGITIDHPSELEEKLTQAFSIKDKLVFVDVKVDETEHVYPMQIRGGAMNEMILSKTERTDA, from the coding sequence ATGAAAAAACTTTCTGGTGCAGAAATGGTCGTACAGTCCTTGTTGGACGAAGGCGTTGAATACGTGTTCGGCTATCCCGGTGGCTCGGTTTTAGATATTTATGATGCAATACATCAATCAAGTCTTAATCACGTATTAGTCCGCCATGAGCAAGGTGCTGTCCATATGGCTGATGGCTATGCCCGCTCTACGGGTAAGGTTGGTTGCGTGCTAGTGACTTCAGGTCCTGGGGCAACCAATGCGATCACGGGGATTTTAACCGCTTATACCGACTCTGTGCCGCTTGTGATTATTACCGGCCAAGTGCCTTCTTCACTCATTGGTACAGATGCTTTCCAAGAGTGCGATATGATTGGTATTTCTCGTCCGGTAGTAAAACACAGCTTTATGATCAAAGATCCGCAAGAAATTCCAGAAACAATTAAAAAAGCCTTCTACATTGCCTCAACAGGACGCCCAGGTCCGGTTGTCATTGATATTCCAAAAGATATGGTAAACCCGGCGAATAAATTTGCTTACTCATATCCGAAAGAGATGGCTCTACGTTCTTACAACCCAAATGTACAAGGACATAAAGGGCAAATCAAAAAAGCGTTAAAAGCATTACTCGTTGCGAAAAAACCGGTTCTCTTTATTGGTGGTGGCGTAATTTCTGCCGAATGTTCTGCTGAAGTGACTGAATTTGCACAAAAATTAAATTTACCGGTAACCAGTTCGTTAATGGGCTTAGGTGCTTATCCAAGTTCGGATAAACAATTCTTAGGTATGCTCGGTATGCACGGGACATACGAAGCCAATAATGCAATGCACGAGAGTGATTTAATTCTTGGTATTGGTGTACGCTTTGATGACCGTACCACCGCAAATTTAGCAAAATACTGCCCGAATGCGAAAGTTATTCACGTGGATATTGACCCTGCTTCTATTTCAAAAACGGTACAAGCCTATATCCCTATTGTAGGCTCGGCTAAGAATGTATTAGAAGAATTCCTCGCTTTACTTGAAGATGAAAACCTTGCAAAAAATCAAACAGATTTAACCGCTTGGTGGCAACAAATTGATGAATGGAAAGCGAAAAATTGCTTAAGTTTTGAAGAAAGTAAAGAGGTCATTAAACCACAACAGGTTATTCGTCTTATTCATAAACTCACGAACGGCGATGCCTATGTTGCTTCTGATGTAGGACAACATCAAATGTTTGCTGCGTTACATTATGGCTTCGATAAACCTCGCCGTTGGATTAACTCCGGTGGTGCTGGAACAATGGGCTTTGGCTTACCTGCAGCGATTGGTGTGAAATTTGCTCACCCTGAAGCAACGGTTGTTTGCGTAACCGGCGATGGTTCTATCCAAATGAATATCCAAGAACTTTCTACCGCAAAACAATATGATACACCGGTTGTGATTGTAAGCTTAAATAACCGCTTCTTAGGCATGGTAAAACAATGGCAAGACATTATCTATCAAGGTCGCCATTCTCAAGTTTATATGAACTCATTACCGGATTTTGCGAAATTAGCCGAAGCTTATGGTCATGTTGGCATTACCATCGACCACCCAAGCGAGTTAGAAGAGAAATTAACACAAGCCTTCTCAATTAAAGATAAATTAGTCTTTGTTGATGTAAAAGTAGATGAAACCGAACACGTTTACCCAATGCAAATTCGTGGCGGTGCGATGAATGAAATGATTTTAAGCAAAACGGAGCGTACAGATGCGTAG
- the ilvN gene encoding acetolactate synthase small subunit, giving the protein MRRTLSVLLENESGALSRVVALFSQRGFNIESLTVAPTDDESLSRMTIVASGDEKVLEQIEKQLHKLIDVFKVINLSACEHVEREIMLLKVRATGSTRDELKRMVDIFRGQIVDITPKLYTIQLSGTSEKLDAFVDAVKAETTVIEIVRSGLISLSRGENNCL; this is encoded by the coding sequence ATGCGTAGAACATTATCAGTTTTACTCGAAAATGAATCGGGTGCTTTATCTCGCGTTGTAGCACTTTTCTCTCAACGTGGTTTTAATATTGAAAGTCTGACCGTTGCCCCAACCGATGATGAAAGTCTCTCTCGTATGACCATTGTTGCGAGTGGCGATGAAAAAGTATTAGAGCAAATCGAAAAACAACTCCACAAGTTAATTGATGTCTTTAAAGTGATCAATTTAAGTGCTTGTGAACACGTTGAACGTGAAATTATGTTGTTGAAAGTCCGTGCAACAGGCTCAACTCGTGATGAATTAAAACGTATGGTCGATATTTTCCGTGGTCAGATTGTTGATATTACGCCTAAGCTCTATACCATTCAATTATCGGGGACAAGTGAAAAACTTGATGCCTTTGTTGATGCGGTTAAAGCAGAAACAACCGTGATTGAGATTGTTCGATCAGGTTTAATCAGCCTCTCTCGTGGTGAAAATAATTGTTTATAA
- a CDS encoding alternative ribosome-rescue factor A, whose product MTKKMKPLPHLSYEHQRGEIKQSAIKALVTDPLFKQRVERNRKGKGSYQRNAKHRKAYQGESPFKNILKSLFKWAFFLV is encoded by the coding sequence ATGACGAAAAAAATGAAACCACTTCCGCATTTATCTTATGAACACCAACGAGGTGAAATTAAGCAAAGTGCAATTAAAGCATTAGTGACAGATCCGTTGTTTAAACAACGAGTGGAACGTAATCGAAAAGGGAAAGGCAGCTATCAGCGTAATGCCAAACATCGAAAAGCCTATCAAGGCGAAAGCCCATTTAAAAACATTCTAAAGAGTCTTTTTAAATGGGCTTTCTTTTTGGTGTAA
- a CDS encoding class I SAM-dependent methyltransferase: MKKEEVGHNFLARLGKTRLRPGGKVATDWLIANGDFNKNKKVLEVACNMGTTAIQLAKDYGCQIIGIDLDEEALEKARENIKENGVEELVQVQRANATKLPFEDNSFDIVINEAMLTMLPMEAKEKAIREYLRVLKPNGFLLTHDVLLNTDDAEGVINELREAIHLTVSPLKKEDWKALFHRCGFRNVDTYSGEMSLLSPKGLIYDEGVLGAMKVIGNALKPENRETFTKMFKTFNDPEHKMGFIAVCSQK, encoded by the coding sequence ATGAAAAAAGAAGAAGTTGGACACAATTTCTTAGCCCGTTTAGGAAAAACTCGCTTACGTCCAGGCGGTAAAGTGGCAACCGATTGGTTAATTGCGAATGGCGATTTCAATAAAAATAAAAAAGTGCTTGAAGTTGCCTGCAATATGGGAACGACAGCCATTCAACTCGCAAAAGATTATGGTTGCCAAATTATTGGCATTGATTTAGATGAAGAGGCTCTCGAAAAAGCTCGAGAAAACATCAAAGAAAATGGAGTTGAAGAGCTTGTTCAAGTGCAACGTGCCAATGCAACAAAATTACCTTTTGAAGATAACTCATTCGACATTGTGATTAACGAAGCGATGCTCACGATGTTACCGATGGAAGCCAAAGAAAAAGCGATCCGCGAATACCTACGTGTATTGAAACCAAATGGTTTTCTACTTACTCATGATGTGTTACTGAATACCGATGATGCTGAAGGCGTTATCAATGAATTACGTGAAGCGATCCATTTAACAGTTTCTCCTCTTAAAAAAGAAGATTGGAAAGCGCTTTTCCATCGTTGTGGATTCCGTAATGTAGATACTTATTCAGGCGAAATGTCGTTACTATCGCCGAAAGGGTTAATTTACGATGAAGGCGTACTCGGTGCCATGAAAGTGATTGGTAATGCCTTAAAACCGGAAAATCGTGAAACCTTTACCAAAATGTTTAAAACGTTTAACGATCCTGAACACAAAATGGGATTTATCGCTGTTTGTAGCCAAAAATAG
- a CDS encoding AI-2E family transporter has translation MLALFKEWYTQKFNDPQTIALLGILLFGFGIIYFFSGLIMPLLVAIVLAYLLESPIRFLTEKLHFPRLLSVLLVFGGTISLVAFLLVVMVPSLWNQAVNFIRDLPNMFNLLNEWVQALPEHYPELVDYAMLDGLMSSLKTKILGYGESLLAISVNSIISLVGLGIYAFLVPLMVFFLLKDKPIFLRSFIKMMPKNRRLATRVWIEMQGQIANYIRGKFLEILIVGIVTYIILIFFDLRYPLLLSVVVGLSVLVPYIGAVIVTIPVALIALFQFGLSPDFYYLLLAFVISQLLDGNLVVPFLFSEAVNLHPLTIIVAVLIFGGLWGFWGVFFAIPLATLVKAVINALPSNE, from the coding sequence ATGCTTGCACTTTTTAAAGAATGGTACACACAAAAATTTAATGACCCACAAACAATCGCTTTACTCGGCATTCTTTTGTTTGGGTTTGGTATTATTTACTTCTTCAGTGGGTTAATTATGCCCCTGTTAGTTGCGATTGTGCTTGCTTATTTATTAGAATCGCCAATCCGTTTCTTAACTGAAAAGTTACATTTTCCTCGATTATTGAGTGTTCTGCTAGTATTTGGCGGAACGATTTCTCTTGTCGCTTTTTTGTTAGTTGTTATGGTGCCGAGTCTGTGGAATCAAGCGGTCAATTTTATTCGTGATTTACCAAATATGTTTAACCTACTCAATGAGTGGGTTCAAGCACTCCCCGAACATTATCCGGAACTCGTAGATTATGCGATGTTAGACGGGCTTATGTCTTCCTTAAAAACGAAGATTTTGGGGTATGGGGAGTCATTATTGGCGATCTCGGTAAACTCTATTATCAGTTTAGTTGGGTTAGGCATTTATGCCTTTTTAGTCCCTCTGATGGTCTTCTTTTTATTGAAAGATAAACCGATTTTCTTACGCTCTTTCATTAAAATGATGCCGAAAAACCGCCGATTAGCCACTCGTGTTTGGATTGAAATGCAAGGGCAAATCGCCAATTATATTCGAGGGAAATTCCTCGAAATTTTGATTGTTGGAATTGTTACTTACATCATTTTAATTTTCTTTGATTTACGTTATCCGCTATTACTCTCGGTAGTGGTGGGGTTATCGGTATTAGTGCCTTATATCGGTGCAGTTATCGTAACGATTCCAGTTGCACTTATTGCCCTATTTCAGTTTGGCTTATCACCGGATTTTTACTATTTATTATTAGCTTTTGTCATTAGCCAATTGCTCGATGGTAACCTTGTTGTACCGTTTTTATTCTCTGAAGCCGTGAACTTACACCCATTAACGATCATTGTCGCCGTGCTGATCTTCGGTGGTTTGTGGGGATTCTGGGGTGTCTTTTTTGCGATACCTTTAGCAACTTTAGTTAAAGCGGTTATCAATGCATTGCCTTCTAATGAATAG
- a CDS encoding gluconeogenesis factor YvcK family protein, with the protein MTSTPRHPHLTVLNVVALGGGHGLGRVLSALSFLRENLTGIVATTDNGGSTGRIRSQQGGIAWGDLRNCLTQIIVKPTVASALFEYRFPGNGELGGHNLGNLILKALENMQIRPLEGLNLVRDLLHVRAFLIPMSEMPVDLGAYLANRHILGEVAVDALEELPQGLFLEPAVQATPEALLAIEKANVILLGPGSFFTSIMPNLLIPALAECINQSSAKVIFIDNIGIEHSIVSHLTLADRVQWIEKAIGSQRVNGVITTPTEVAPLPEHLCVLRRDLSAEDVYYRHDRYKLSKAINDLVALIS; encoded by the coding sequence ATGACATCAACCCCTAGACACCCTCATTTAACGGTTCTAAATGTCGTGGCACTTGGTGGCGGTCATGGTTTAGGGCGTGTATTATCTGCCTTATCCTTTTTGCGAGAAAACCTGACCGGTATTGTAGCAACCACCGATAATGGTGGTTCTACCGGCAGAATCCGCTCACAACAAGGCGGAATTGCGTGGGGAGATCTACGCAATTGTTTAACTCAAATTATTGTAAAACCCACAGTTGCATCCGCATTATTTGAATATCGTTTTCCAGGGAATGGTGAATTGGGTGGACATAATTTAGGTAACTTAATCCTTAAAGCGTTAGAAAATATGCAAATTCGACCGCTTGAAGGGCTTAATTTAGTTAGAGATCTTCTTCATGTTCGAGCATTCTTGATTCCCATGTCTGAAATGCCCGTGGATCTCGGTGCTTATTTGGCAAATAGACATATTCTTGGCGAAGTTGCTGTGGACGCCTTAGAAGAATTGCCTCAGGGTTTATTTCTTGAACCCGCAGTACAAGCAACTCCCGAAGCGCTTTTAGCGATTGAAAAAGCTAATGTAATTTTGTTAGGTCCAGGAAGTTTCTTTACCAGTATTATGCCAAATTTGTTAATACCTGCTTTAGCAGAATGCATTAACCAAAGCTCAGCGAAAGTTATTTTTATTGATAACATTGGTATCGAACACAGTATCGTAAGCCATTTAACACTTGCGGATAGAGTTCAATGGATTGAGAAAGCAATCGGTAGCCAGCGTGTTAATGGTGTGATCACAACCCCAACAGAAGTTGCTCCATTACCCGAACATCTTTGTGTGTTACGCCGCGATTTATCGGCTGAAGATGTTTATTATCGTCATGATCGCTACAAATTAAGCAAGGCGATTAACGATTTAGTTGCATTAATTTCATAA
- the queA gene encoding tRNA preQ1(34) S-adenosylmethionine ribosyltransferase-isomerase QueA: MLVSDFHFDLPDNLIARYPMPDRTASRLLYLNGETGVFADQHFTDLLDHLHEGDLLVFNNTRVIPARLYGRKISGGKVEALIERVLDKHRCLAHVRASKAPKEGTQLIFGEDKLGEGNGLVATMVARHDTLFELHFESQTNLFDLLQSAGHMPLPPYIDRPDEDADQERYQTVYSKVLGAVAAPTAGLHFDNVMLEKLKEKGVNTAFVTLHVGAGTFQPVRVENILDHKMHAEYAEVSQDVVDKILETKANGKRVIAVGTTSVRSIESAAQAVKNSDALIEPFFSDTSIFIYPGKTFKVVDALVTNFHLPESTLIMLVSAFAGYKNTMNAYQHAVESQYRFFSYGDAMFIQKNPHATEDLPTS; this comes from the coding sequence ATGTTAGTTTCCGATTTTCATTTTGATTTACCCGACAATTTGATTGCCCGTTACCCAATGCCTGATCGCACTGCAAGCCGTTTACTCTATTTAAATGGCGAAACCGGGGTATTTGCTGATCAGCATTTTACAGACTTACTAGACCATTTACACGAGGGCGATCTGCTTGTTTTCAATAATACCCGTGTCATACCCGCCCGACTTTATGGTCGAAAAATCAGTGGCGGAAAAGTCGAAGCATTAATTGAGCGAGTATTAGATAAACATCGTTGTTTGGCACACGTTCGTGCCTCAAAAGCTCCAAAAGAAGGCACGCAACTTATTTTTGGGGAAGATAAACTTGGCGAGGGAAATGGCTTAGTTGCAACCATGGTAGCTCGTCATGATACGCTTTTTGAATTACATTTTGAGAGTCAAACTAATCTTTTTGATCTTCTTCAATCTGCCGGTCATATGCCTCTACCGCCTTATATTGATCGCCCTGATGAAGATGCCGATCAAGAGCGTTATCAAACCGTTTACAGTAAGGTGCTTGGCGCTGTGGCTGCACCAACGGCTGGGCTACACTTCGATAATGTGATGTTAGAAAAACTCAAAGAAAAAGGCGTCAATACCGCATTTGTTACCCTGCATGTTGGAGCTGGCACGTTCCAACCTGTTCGGGTTGAAAACATTTTGGATCATAAAATGCACGCCGAATATGCCGAAGTATCACAAGACGTTGTCGATAAAATTTTAGAGACCAAAGCTAACGGCAAACGAGTAATTGCAGTAGGCACAACCTCTGTTCGCTCTATTGAAAGTGCAGCACAAGCAGTCAAAAATAGCGATGCGTTAATTGAGCCATTTTTCTCCGATACCAGTATTTTTATTTACCCGGGCAAAACATTTAAAGTGGTCGATGCTTTAGTTACAAACTTTCACTTGCCTGAATCAACGCTGATTATGTTGGTTTCTGCATTTGCCGGCTATAAAAATACGATGAATGCTTATCAGCATGCGGTGGAGTCACAATATCGTTTCTTCAGCTATGGCGATGCGATGTTTATTCAAAAAAATCCTCATGCCACGGAAGATCTCCCAACCTCATGA
- a CDS encoding CHY zinc finger protein, with the protein MKIYGLTVDAHTRCEHYHSPLDIVAIKFKCCGKFYPCYQCHNACEDHSIQRWATDEFHEQAIVCGNCYQTLSITQYTQVTQCPYCASAFNSGCKKHYAIYFEWETFDSK; encoded by the coding sequence ATGAAAATTTATGGATTAACCGTTGATGCTCACACCCGTTGTGAGCATTATCACTCCCCTCTCGACATTGTCGCTATCAAATTCAAATGTTGTGGTAAGTTTTACCCTTGCTATCAATGCCACAATGCTTGCGAAGATCATTCGATTCAACGCTGGGCAACAGATGAATTTCATGAACAGGCGATTGTGTGTGGTAATTGCTATCAAACATTAAGTATTACCCAATATACTCAAGTCACACAATGCCCCTATTGTGCCTCAGCATTTAATTCTGGCTGTAAAAAGCATTATGCGATTTATTTTGAGTGGGAAACCTTTGATTCAAAATAA
- a CDS encoding DNA internalization-related competence protein ComEC/Rec2 encodes MNLDRFSIYLSISFLPLLFLPRDYLPFAIFLAFVWAFFNLMRKHYWHMGLGILMAISYLSISHTVKIAENQPASKVKETIEIVKILKQQEYQTAIGKLANDQQIYLTWQAQTPLYLHRKYTVDFTLRPISGRYNLGNFDRQRWYFANHIDGIATVRKAELLEEFDAPFRTQWLNRSYQQTAELDSQGLLLALAFGERAWLKNEHWLPFQKTATAHLIAISGLHIALALAFGFWLAKGIQWCLLKGQIGISLGYSYLFPRLFGFVIAFGYSYLAGFSAPTLRALLAMTVLLSCQIFRRRYTSLQIWWRVVALLLVFEPVAILSDSFWLSILAVLSLILWYRYFPLAQFSWIPFSQTQHKIGKVIVSLLHLQIGIWLIFSPVQFFFFAGTSPLSLPANMLIVPLYSMVLVPIILFTLLTDNLFSTWGLADYIAQFSLWLLKPLSNAWYDLSLWQQGQILFINGAVLFGLYMKNSQKAKSFLYKGIAVFSSAYVVFCLYSWRETPVEWITFDVGQGLAQAIVYQDTSGQKQAIFYDTSVSWGEGEQKNSMAKLEILPYLKRHNIQVQAIFLSHDDNDHSGGVLDLLTAYPHAEIFSSSRLAYADVQPQSCLAGDKWQFGELQFMAVYPTQRVGKAQNQDSCILLVKINRFTLLLTGDTGVEQERIFSSSLGQIDFLQIAHHGSKTSTSEVLLAKTRPTLAVVSTGRWNPWKMPNKTVVERLLRYQVPLLNTAKEGMIKVTFHQDHWSVETGRDAFSAWYQGYFESKVSHSK; translated from the coding sequence ATGAACCTCGATCGTTTTTCTATTTATTTGAGCATTTCGTTCTTACCTCTTCTTTTTCTTCCTCGTGACTATTTGCCCTTTGCCATATTTTTAGCCTTCGTATGGGCCTTTTTTAATCTGATGAGGAAACATTACTGGCATATGGGATTAGGGATACTGATGGCGATAAGTTACTTATCCATTTCCCACACCGTGAAAATAGCAGAGAATCAGCCAGCCTCTAAAGTGAAAGAGACGATTGAGATTGTTAAAATTTTAAAGCAGCAAGAGTATCAAACCGCCATTGGTAAATTAGCGAACGATCAGCAAATTTATTTAACGTGGCAAGCTCAAACGCCATTATATTTGCATCGAAAATATACCGTTGATTTTACACTTCGTCCGATTTCAGGAAGATATAACTTAGGAAATTTTGATCGACAACGCTGGTATTTTGCCAACCATATTGATGGGATTGCTACCGTCAGAAAAGCCGAGCTACTTGAAGAATTTGATGCGCCTTTTCGAACACAATGGCTGAATCGTAGCTACCAGCAAACCGCAGAGCTAGACAGTCAAGGGTTATTGCTTGCCTTGGCTTTTGGAGAACGAGCTTGGTTGAAGAATGAACATTGGCTACCTTTTCAAAAAACAGCAACGGCTCACTTGATTGCGATTTCAGGACTGCATATTGCTTTAGCGTTGGCATTTGGGTTCTGGTTGGCGAAGGGCATACAATGGTGTTTATTAAAAGGGCAGATAGGCATTTCTTTGGGGTATTCTTATCTTTTTCCTCGACTCTTTGGTTTTGTAATCGCCTTTGGATATAGCTATTTAGCCGGTTTTTCAGCACCAACACTTCGGGCATTATTAGCCATGACCGTGCTTTTATCTTGCCAAATTTTTCGAAGACGTTATACCTCATTACAAATCTGGTGGCGAGTTGTTGCGTTATTGTTGGTGTTTGAACCGGTTGCTATTTTATCCGACAGTTTTTGGTTATCGATCTTAGCGGTACTATCGTTAATTTTATGGTATCGCTATTTTCCATTAGCGCAATTTTCTTGGATACCGTTCTCTCAAACGCAACATAAAATCGGCAAAGTTATCGTTTCATTGCTACATCTTCAAATTGGCATTTGGTTGATCTTTTCGCCAGTGCAATTTTTCTTTTTTGCAGGGACATCGCCTTTGAGTTTGCCTGCGAATATGCTGATAGTGCCACTATACAGTATGGTGTTAGTCCCGATTATTTTATTTACATTATTAACGGATAACCTATTCAGTACATGGGGATTGGCGGATTACATCGCTCAATTTAGTTTATGGCTACTTAAACCTTTATCAAATGCATGGTATGACCTAAGTCTTTGGCAACAAGGACAAATATTATTCATCAATGGCGCTGTACTATTTGGGCTTTATATGAAAAATAGTCAAAAAGCTAAATCTTTTTTATACAAAGGTATCGCTGTTTTTAGTAGTGCTTATGTCGTTTTTTGCCTTTATTCATGGCGAGAAACTCCTGTGGAGTGGATTACGTTTGATGTAGGGCAGGGATTAGCACAAGCCATTGTTTATCAAGATACAAGCGGTCAAAAACAAGCCATTTTTTACGATACCAGCGTGAGTTGGGGCGAGGGAGAGCAAAAGAACTCTATGGCAAAACTTGAAATTTTGCCCTATTTGAAACGGCATAATATTCAAGTTCAAGCCATTTTTCTTAGCCATGATGATAACGATCATTCCGGTGGTGTATTGGACTTATTAACCGCTTACCCTCACGCAGAGATATTTTCGAGTAGCCGATTAGCCTATGCGGATGTTCAACCTCAATCTTGTTTGGCGGGTGATAAATGGCAATTTGGCGAACTTCAGTTTATGGCGGTTTACCCCACACAGCGTGTAGGAAAAGCTCAAAATCAAGATTCTTGCATTTTACTTGTCAAAATTAACCGCTTTACACTTTTATTAACGGGGGATACAGGAGTGGAGCAAGAACGGATTTTTTCTTCTTCACTAGGGCAAATTGATTTTCTTCAGATTGCTCATCATGGGAGTAAAACCAGTACGAGCGAGGTTTTATTAGCGAAAACACGCCCGACACTTGCTGTGGTTTCGACAGGGAGATGGAATCCATGGAAAATGCCAAATAAAACGGTAGTTGAGCGATTACTGCGTTATCAGGTGCCGCTATTGAATACTGCAAAAGAAGGCATGATTAAAGTGACATTTCATCAAGACCATTGGTCGGTGGAAACAGGGCGAGATGCTTTTTCTGCTTGGTATCAAGGTTATTTTGAATCAAAGGTTTCCCACTCAAAATAA